A portion of the Hylaeus volcanicus isolate JK05 unplaced genomic scaffold, UHH_iyHylVolc1.0_haploid 12237, whole genome shotgun sequence genome contains these proteins:
- the LOC128883920 gene encoding uncharacterized protein LOC128883920 isoform X1 — MIKENNVNWSQRNYKVTLTQHIYIHERKFRETSRKLPLNPQLSVAIELKNFKNEEKPNNFFKLSNVQSVPPWTQKKIETVAATKEGIQSMVGHYDTRSTLMDSPHLKCIDSIETFPVDKRYSSQSNFFTLTENDILTFEERNSCKLNVLSNETQSTTEETGCFHAVNCRLVPQSECELNQEKGHEVCYLPSKTSSSEESEPPEQGLDNFFSRISWLVSLLILQSFISLILERFKDLVQHHPIILYYLTMLVGAGGNAGTQSTALLIRSLAVGSCKKKDYMTVILDQCRIGLYLSFILAIITFFRLYIFEHNIPEIIAVSTSMFVITLSSVLIGTLCPILFKQCKIDPAHAGATSQVLMDLVSVCLICLTAILMLDIVLPFFF; from the exons atgattaaagaaaataatgtgaatTGGTCACAACGTAACTACAAAGTGACTTTAACAcaacatatatatatccaTGAACGAAAGTTTCGTGAGACAAGCAGAAAACTACCTTTAAATCCTCAATTATCTGTCgctattgaattaaaaaattttaaaaatgaagaaaaacctaacaatttttttaaactatcgAATGTACAATCGGTGCCTCCTTGGAcgcagaaaaaaattgaaactgtaGCAGCAACAAAAGAGGGAATACAGTCTATGGTGGGACATTATGATACACGATCGACACTAATGGATTCACCGCATTTGAAATGTATCGATTCCATTGAGACATTCCCTGTAGACAAACGGTATTCATCtcaatcgaatttttttacattaacagAAAATGACATATTAACATTTGAAGAAAGGAACTCTTGCAAACTTAATGTTTTATCAAATGAAACCCAAAGTACTACAGAAGAGACTGGATGCTTTCATGCTGTCAATTGTCGGTTAGTTCCTCAATCTGAATGCGAACTCAATCAAGAGAAGGGTCATGAAGTTTGTTACTTACCCAGTAAGACTTCTTCTTCTGAAGAATCTGAACCTCCTGAGCAAGGACttgataatttcttttcaagaaTATCGTGGCTTGTATCCCTTCTTATTTTACAAAGCTTTATTTCCTTAATACTAGAAAGATTCAAAGATTTAGTTCAACATCACcctattattctttattatttgacCATGCTGGTTGGAGCTGGTGGCAATGCAg GCACGCAATCGACAGCTCTATTAATTCGTTCCTTAGCTGTCGGatcgtgtaaaaaaaaagactataTGACAGTTATTCTTGATCAATGTCGTATAGG gctgtacttatcttttattttagccattataacatttttccgcttatatatttttgagcACAACATACCGGAAATTATTG CCGTATCCACTTCAATGTTCGTTATCACCCTTTCCAGTGTTTTGATTGGAACGTTATGCcctattctttttaaacaatgtaaaattgatCCCGCCCATGCAG GTGCCACGTCACAAGTTCTTATGGATCTTGTTAGCGTGTGTTTAATATGTCTTACAGCCATTCTTATGTTAGACATTgtacttcctttttttttctag
- the LOC128883920 gene encoding uncharacterized protein LOC128883920 isoform X2, with protein sequence MIKENNVNWSQRNYKVTLTQHIYIHERKFRETSRKLPLNPQLSVAIELKNFKNEEKPNNFFKLSNVQSVPPWTQKKIETVAATKEGIQSMVGHYDTRSTLMDSPHLKCIDSIETFPVDKRYSSQSNFFTLTENDILTFEERNSCKLNVLSNETQSTTEETGCFHAVNCRKTSSSEESEPPEQGLDNFFSRISWLVSLLILQSFISLILERFKDLVQHHPIILYYLTMLVGAGGNAGTQSTALLIRSLAVGSCKKKDYMTVILDQCRIGLYLSFILAIITFFRLYIFEHNIPEIIAVSTSMFVITLSSVLIGTLCPILFKQCKIDPAHAGATSQVLMDLVSVCLICLTAILMLDIVLPFFF encoded by the exons atgattaaagaaaataatgtgaatTGGTCACAACGTAACTACAAAGTGACTTTAACAcaacatatatatatccaTGAACGAAAGTTTCGTGAGACAAGCAGAAAACTACCTTTAAATCCTCAATTATCTGTCgctattgaattaaaaaattttaaaaatgaagaaaaacctaacaatttttttaaactatcgAATGTACAATCGGTGCCTCCTTGGAcgcagaaaaaaattgaaactgtaGCAGCAACAAAAGAGGGAATACAGTCTATGGTGGGACATTATGATACACGATCGACACTAATGGATTCACCGCATTTGAAATGTATCGATTCCATTGAGACATTCCCTGTAGACAAACGGTATTCATCtcaatcgaatttttttacattaacagAAAATGACATATTAACATTTGAAGAAAGGAACTCTTGCAAACTTAATGTTTTATCAAATGAAACCCAAAGTACTACAGAAGAGACTGGATGCTTTCATGCTGTCAATTGTCG TAAGACTTCTTCTTCTGAAGAATCTGAACCTCCTGAGCAAGGACttgataatttcttttcaagaaTATCGTGGCTTGTATCCCTTCTTATTTTACAAAGCTTTATTTCCTTAATACTAGAAAGATTCAAAGATTTAGTTCAACATCACcctattattctttattatttgacCATGCTGGTTGGAGCTGGTGGCAATGCAg GCACGCAATCGACAGCTCTATTAATTCGTTCCTTAGCTGTCGGatcgtgtaaaaaaaaagactataTGACAGTTATTCTTGATCAATGTCGTATAGG gctgtacttatcttttattttagccattataacatttttccgcttatatatttttgagcACAACATACCGGAAATTATTG CCGTATCCACTTCAATGTTCGTTATCACCCTTTCCAGTGTTTTGATTGGAACGTTATGCcctattctttttaaacaatgtaaaattgatCCCGCCCATGCAG GTGCCACGTCACAAGTTCTTATGGATCTTGTTAGCGTGTGTTTAATATGTCTTACAGCCATTCTTATGTTAGACATTgtacttcctttttttttctag
- the LOC128883922 gene encoding RNA-binding protein pno1-like, translated as MENTSKSFQKDDTNKVCKTSKSIDKHKKEVEKSTMYSKDGMLTPTMVMRLNPDVVLPHAQAEDECMNSDDENSQKSNDNRSEDKQEKQFGALDMRESTQGVQKGVNTNKMSSSLIRRLVVPAHRLSPLRKNWENIVKPLVEHMKLLVRMNVKRRCVELKMSSKTPEVSYLQKGADFVRSFLLGFDIQDGLVLLRLDDLFLESFEIKDVKRLVGDNLSRCIGRISGKEGKTKFAIENATRTRIVLADTHIHILGAFQNIKMARDSICALILGSPPGKVYNRLRTISRRLQERF; from the coding sequence ATGGAAAATACTTccaaaagttttcaaaaagaTGATACAAACAAAGTTTGTAAAACATCTAAAAGTATTGATAAGCATAAAAAAGAAGTGGAAAAGTCGACAATGTATAGTAAAGACGGCATGCTGACTCCAACAATGGTGATGCGTTTAAATCCCGATGTTGTCTTGCCGCATGCTCAAGCCGAAGATGAGTGCATGAATTCCGATGACGAGAATTCGCAAAAAAGCAATGACAACAGGTCAGAAGACAAACAAGAAAAGCAGTTTGGAGCTCTGGATATGAGAGAAAGTACACAAGGAGTACAAAAGGGTGTCAACACGAATAAAATGTCTTCGAGTCTTATTAGACGTTTAGTTGTTCCAGCGCATCGATTGTCTCCTTTACGTAAAAATTGGGAAAACATTGTCAAGCCACTTGTAGAACATATGAAATTGCTTGTTCGCATGAACGTTAAAAGACGTTGTgtggaattaaaaatgtcaTCAAAAACCCCTGAAGtttcatatttacaaaaaggAGCTGATTTTGTTCGCTCATTTCTTTTAGGTTTTGATATCCAAGATGGTCTGGTTTTATTACGTTTAgacgatttatttttagaatcatttgaaattaaagatgTGAAACGTTTAGTAGGAGATAATTTATCCCGATGTATTGGTCGTATATCTGGGAAAGAAGGGAAAACGAAATTCGCTATTGAAAATGCTACTCGCACTCGCATTGTTTTAGCTGATactcatattcatattttaggagcttttcaaaatattaagatGGCAAGAGATTCTATTTGTGCATTAATCTTAGGAAGCCCGCCTGGAAAAGTTTACAACCGTTTACGTACAATTTCTCGTCGATTACAAGAACgtttttaa
- the LOC128883917 gene encoding mannose-6-phosphate isomerase-like isoform X1, whose translation MYNFLINTPNLNFLLPNVKNYAWGKKGKESLVYFLWSQNLKSVNAECEINKQLGNEKLINVSFAELWFGTHSTSDNIVLTNNAKGLHIPLRNFLVNQIEMNLNQAHIVSCDLTFIMKILSIRKPLSLQCHPDKHNATKLHEKYPLLYPDANHKPEMGIVISNEAQILCGFRPYEEFLKILNNITPLYSFYNTLCCDISETSYLLSSVNCTKERNLYQSILTKTLNATSMEITTLFNQIEEFSTRHKSNAELPFVVTSSLKLFESLKNEFVQDNACLCCFFLNHFHLKTGDAIYIPVNVLHTYLIGDIIECMAASDNVIRCGLSNKAKDLRSLFKLVDYTVPVTFSCVPEDCGETYIAEDDLKFSHLYIYRTPVSDFQVVLGVLSASCFTKKPLDDLICYPCIILVLYGTLMVTTESASNTNMRNNGTVLKQGQSVVLQATDSYYYHNPQHSSPFYHKKPIQFLGVSMFCSTQLFEDHTIFVISSSRK comes from the exons atgtataattttcttataaaca CTcccaatttaaattttctcttaCCAAATGTCAAAAATTATGCCtggggaaaaaaaggaaaagaaagtcTTGTGTACTTTTTATGGAGTCAAAACTTGAAATCAGTAAATGCTgagtgtgaaataaataaacaactgGGTAATGAAAAGCTTATAAACGTTTCTTTTGCCGAGTTATGGTTTGGAACGCACAGCACATCAGACAATattgttttaacaaataatgCTAAAGGTTTACATATTCCTTTACgtaattttttagtaaatcaaattgaaatgaatttaaatcaaGCACATATTGTTTCATGTGATTTGacatttattatgaaaatccTTAGTATTCGAAAACCTCTTTCGCTTCAATGTCATCCAGATAAACACAATGCTACTAAGCTTCACGAAAAATATCCTTTGTTGTATCCCGATGCCAATCATAAACCAGAAATGGGTATTGTTATCTCTAACGAGGCACAAATTTTATGTGGCTTTCGCCCTtacgaagaatttttaaaaattttaaacaat ATAACACccttatattcattttataatactttGTGTTGTGATATTTCGGAAACGTCTTATTTGCTTAGCTCAGTCAATTGTACTAAAGAAAGGAATTTGTATCAGTCCATTTTAACCAAAACTCTTAATGCCACATCAATGGAAATCACTACACTGTTCAACCAAATTGAAGAATTCAGTACTCGACATAAAAGCAATGCTGAACTTCCCTTTGTTGTTACATCGTCTCTCAA GctatttgaaagtttaaaaaatgaatttgttcaAGACAACGCTTGTTtatgttgtttctttttgaatcattttcatttgaaaaccGGGGACGCTATTTATATACCAGTAAATGTTCTTCATACTTATCTAATAGGGGATATCATAGAATGCATGGCTGCCAGTGATAATGTCATCCG atGTGGTTTAAGTAACAAAGCAAAAGATTTACGTAGTCTTTTTAAG TTAGTCGATTATACGGTTCCAGTGACATTTTCATGTGTACCTGAAGATTGTGGAGAAACTTATATTGCAGAAGATGACTTGAAATTCTCACATTTATATATCTATCGAACTCCGGTATCAGATTTTCAGGTTGTATTAGGTGTGTTGTCGGCGTCATGTTTTACGAAAAAACCACTTGATGATTTGATTTGTTACCCATGTATTATTTTAGTCTTATATGGAACACTTATG GTAACAACAGAAAGTGCGAGTAACACTAACATGAGAAATAATGGAACAGTGTTGAAGCAAGGACAGTCCGTTGTTTTACAGGCAACGGACTCATACTATTATCACAATCCACAACATTCAAGCCCATTCTACCATAAAAAACCTATTCAATTTTTAGGGGTTTCGATGTTTTGTTCTACACAGCTTTTTGAAGACCACACAATATTTGTCATATCCTCATCAAGAAAatga
- the LOC128883917 gene encoding mannose-6-phosphate isomerase-like isoform X2, translated as MNLNQAHIVSCDLTFIMKILSIRKPLSLQCHPDKHNATKLHEKYPLLYPDANHKPEMGIVISNEAQILCGFRPYEEFLKILNNITPLYSFYNTLCCDISETSYLLSSVNCTKERNLYQSILTKTLNATSMEITTLFNQIEEFSTRHKSNAELPFVVTSSLKLFESLKNEFVQDNACLCCFFLNHFHLKTGDAIYIPVNVLHTYLIGDIIECMAASDNVIRCGLSNKAKDLRSLFKLVDYTVPVTFSCVPEDCGETYIAEDDLKFSHLYIYRTPVSDFQVVLGVLSASCFTKKPLDDLICYPCIILVLYGTLMVTTESASNTNMRNNGTVLKQGQSVVLQATDSYYYHNPQHSSPFYHKKPIQFLGVSMFCSTQLFEDHTIFVISSSRK; from the exons atgaatttaaatcaaGCACATATTGTTTCATGTGATTTGacatttattatgaaaatccTTAGTATTCGAAAACCTCTTTCGCTTCAATGTCATCCAGATAAACACAATGCTACTAAGCTTCACGAAAAATATCCTTTGTTGTATCCCGATGCCAATCATAAACCAGAAATGGGTATTGTTATCTCTAACGAGGCACAAATTTTATGTGGCTTTCGCCCTtacgaagaatttttaaaaattttaaacaat ATAACACccttatattcattttataatactttGTGTTGTGATATTTCGGAAACGTCTTATTTGCTTAGCTCAGTCAATTGTACTAAAGAAAGGAATTTGTATCAGTCCATTTTAACCAAAACTCTTAATGCCACATCAATGGAAATCACTACACTGTTCAACCAAATTGAAGAATTCAGTACTCGACATAAAAGCAATGCTGAACTTCCCTTTGTTGTTACATCGTCTCTCAA GctatttgaaagtttaaaaaatgaatttgttcaAGACAACGCTTGTTtatgttgtttctttttgaatcattttcatttgaaaaccGGGGACGCTATTTATATACCAGTAAATGTTCTTCATACTTATCTAATAGGGGATATCATAGAATGCATGGCTGCCAGTGATAATGTCATCCG atGTGGTTTAAGTAACAAAGCAAAAGATTTACGTAGTCTTTTTAAG TTAGTCGATTATACGGTTCCAGTGACATTTTCATGTGTACCTGAAGATTGTGGAGAAACTTATATTGCAGAAGATGACTTGAAATTCTCACATTTATATATCTATCGAACTCCGGTATCAGATTTTCAGGTTGTATTAGGTGTGTTGTCGGCGTCATGTTTTACGAAAAAACCACTTGATGATTTGATTTGTTACCCATGTATTATTTTAGTCTTATATGGAACACTTATG GTAACAACAGAAAGTGCGAGTAACACTAACATGAGAAATAATGGAACAGTGTTGAAGCAAGGACAGTCCGTTGTTTTACAGGCAACGGACTCATACTATTATCACAATCCACAACATTCAAGCCCATTCTACCATAAAAAACCTATTCAATTTTTAGGGGTTTCGATGTTTTGTTCTACACAGCTTTTTGAAGACCACACAATATTTGTCATATCCTCATCAAGAAAatga
- the LOC128883916 gene encoding uncharacterized protein LOC128883916, which translates to MPLRVTPPPLLFQNKLQFYLSHQSRHQTCHLCTLSTLTSEFPHECYEDEMTHEHTSQCCCVVSSSQIKSQTNVLKCKKPRVKTHPFIKLGINPLYYRTDYDKNSSYCIFTKNQVKRLLQYLNEAAERIYDQHIRLLVFKQLCPLKKKLSNSFTGEFTTSQQLREQVEWFVAITQSEVVSYRLKAWRLLQENNKLKVLLQKKNEGQQNKQQMLPESHAFPMIFDPSFEGADSPSGRNVLQTSKNKPLSFHENDYSLKKKKQFMKGKHCIKKKERSLLKKEEYLIKKEERLSIKEKCLLKKEDGLVSKEKGLLRKEDTLAKKQESLLKRENNTLERVEYYGHNEQSALKNDEHFTEKPNFFYQEHFLSDKDGPVNSTRPLSSKKNDISLHKTNALCQNKSLILKPNVIVKQTTLELGYQHASHHNHDVSLENPDIPLNTKDRPSTTEIQPLQNDGFLFGTKRTQPETLKWPTNTEHSLSKNYDPPGNTRNNLSTIYESRKKKEYSLSKSINGPRDKSNSALKQDISTLKKKKSLPNTQLDHFKKNDLLLKNDVTKAKNTHSFTNIQHSQLQKHDLLTSTDSPLSQIQNRLSSYDNFDLINKNDMHPVFNKSKTKFLNKKLGFLTHASALPAKNSDHPVEDVATKFHTLTTDSVPYMGYRTRFEQNNNVVGYPSPTNHDVSSTISFDQIDEKVVSQNVHKRNSVKICDNQHLSLSKLPSSHRYFINEDNTPTEVKKPFSNIYPKDFHPVFNNLSSDTHSNETSLMPLPVYKMDVDQNPAPKQFRYDINDFLSPYPINMDTEDETSDSHIKSPLKEIEDCPIIKTFKTQISKVADMTQTVNTLDTIATDFKKTQSIYLYEIENTLNHHCVKFNQDPKTLVASRRSENNTCRSVNSTFSLYDNPIKKQKHFTLNTRPLYLSTSRNLFNEEPSKNTGKLIFSPKTDVMRRFTYSNERSCRKNKPVDECSTNGESKSHILVENIENQLSNSFNKNSVLSEDLSNMMQPSLDDNVNEQAFYSNSKSVINSYAHKQHVTSVTTCKPFVFPFISNGVESELIRQKILKQQAHELLRSNIIFQSDFTFQRNSCNQKNKIKSFLKQQLYKIKQELFNSETLQKKKF; encoded by the exons ATGCCACTACGAGTAACACCACCGCCATTATTGTTTCAAAACAAG CTGCAATTCTACCTTTCGCACCAAAGTCGTCATCAAACATGTCATCTGTGCACTTTAAGCACCTTGACATCAGAGTTTCCTCATGAATGTTATGAAGATGAAATGACTCATGAGCATACATCACAATGTTGTTGTGTTGTTTCGTCTTCCCAAATTAAGTCTCAGACTAATGTTCTTAAATGTAAAAAACCACGAGTG aAAACGCATCCATTTATAAAATTGGGTATAAATCCGCTGTATTATAGAACAGATTATGACAAAAATTCGAGCTATTGTATCTTTACAAAAAATCAAGTCAAGAGATTATTACAATACCTTAATGAAGCTGCGGAGCGCATCTACGACCAACATATTCGTTTACTTGTCTTTAAACAACTGTgcccattaaaaaaaaaactctctAATTCCTTTACAGGAGAATTCACTACGTCGCAACAGCTTAGG gaacaAGTTGAATGGTTTGTAGCTATAACACAGTCTGAAGTGGTTTCATATCGATTAAAAGCATGGCGTCTTTTACAAGAGAACAACAAACTAAAAgttttattacaaaagaagAATGAGGGGCAACAAAATAAGCAACAAATGCTTCCTGAGAGTCATGCTTTTCCTATGATTTTTGACCCTTCTTTTGAGGGTGCTGATTCTCCATCAGGACGTAATGTTCTTCAAACTTCGAAAAACAAGCCACTTTCTTTTCATGAAAACGAttactctttaaaaaaaaaaaaacaatttatgaaaggaaaacattgtattaaaaagaaggaacgctctcttttaaaaaaggaagaatatcttataaaaaaagaagaacgcctttcaataaaagaaaagtgtcTTTTGAAAAAAGAGGATGGTCTAGTCAGCAAGGAAAAAGGACTTTTGAGAAAAGAAGACACCCTTGCAAAAAAGCAAGAAAGTCTCTTAAAAAGGGAAAATAACACCTTGGAGAGAGTGGAATATTATGGACACAATGAGCAAAGCGCTTTGAAGAATGATGAGCACTTCACCGaaaaaccaaattttttttatcaagaaCACTTTTTGTCAGACAAAGATGGTCCCGTTAACAGTACAAGGCCATTATCCTCAAAAAAGAATGACATTTCGTTACATAAAACAAATGCACTTTGTCAAAACAAATCACTTATTTTGAAACCTAACGTTATTGTGAAACAAACTACACTTGAACTTGGATATCAGCATGCGTCGCATCACAATCATGATGTGTCTCTTGAAAATCCGGATATACCGCTAAACACGAAAGATCGCCCCTCGACCACTGAAATACAACCTTTACAAAACGACGGCTTTCTTTTCGGAACTAAAAGGACTCAACCGGAAACTCTCAAGTGGCCGACAAATACTGAACAttcattatcaaaaaattatgaTCCGCCTGGAAACACTAGAAACAATTTGTCAACAATTTATGAGagtcgaaaaaaaaaggaatactCTCTTTCAAAAAGTATCAACGGACCACGCGATAAATCTAATTCTGCGTTAAAACAAGACATTtcaacattgaaaaaaaaaaagtcccTTCCCAACACTCAACTCgatcactttaaaaaaaacgaTCTTCTCTTGAAAAATGATGTTACCAAAGCCAAAAATACTCATTCATTCACCAACATTCAGCACTCCCAACTACAGAAACATGATTTGTTAACGAGCACAGATTCCCCCCTTTCGCAaattcagaatcgtctcagtaGCTATGATAACtttgatttaattaacaaaaatgacATGCATCCCGTTTTCAACAAATCAAAGACAAAATTCTTAAACAAAAAACTAGGTTTTTTAACTCATGCCAGTGCACTGCCGGCAAAGAACAGTGATCATCCTGTAGAAGATGTAGCTACAAAGTTTCATACACTTACAACCGATTCTGTACCCTATATGGGTTACCGAACCCGCTTCGAGCAGAACAATAATGTGGTCGGATATCCAAGCCCTACCAATCATGATGTTTCATCAACAATCAGTTTCGATCAAATTGATGAAAAAGTTGTATCTCAAAACGTTCATAAAAGAAATTCCGTTAAAATTTGTGACAACCAACACCTATCGCTTTCTAAATTACCTTCGTCTCACCGGTATTTTATAAACGAGGATAATACGCCTACAGAGGTAAAAAAGCCGTTTTCAAACATCTATCCGAAGGACTTTCATCCcgtttttaacaatttatctTCCGATACTCACAGCAATGAAACAAGTCTTATGCCTCTACCTGTATATAAGATGGATGTTGACCAAAATCCAGCACCCAAACAGTTTCGTTATGATATAAATGACTTTCTTTCTCCATACCCTATCAATATGGATACAGAAGATGAAACTAGTGACTCTCATATCAAATCTCCCTTAAAAGAGATTGAGGATTGTcctattattaaaacatttaaaaccCAAATTTCTAAAGTTGCCGACATGACACAAACCGTAAACACTCTTGACACAATTGCAACGGATTTTAAGAAAAcacaaagtatttatttatatgaaattgaaaatacctTAAATCACCATTGCGTAAAATTCAATCAGGACCCCAAGACATTAGTAGCATCAAGAAGATCAGAAAATAACACTTGCAGAAGTGTcaattcaacattttctctTTATGACAATCctatcaaaaaacaaaaacatttcacTCTCAATACACGACCACTGTATCTTTCTACATCACGTAATCTTTTCAACGAGGAACCCTCAAAAAATACTGGAAAACTCATATTTTCACCAAAGACAGACGTTATGAGACGATTCACCTACTCAAACGAACGGAGTTGTAGAAAGAATAAGCCCGTAGATGAATGTTCTACAAATGGAGAAAGCAAAAGCCATATCCTAgtagaaaatatcgaaaaccagCTCtcgaattcttttaataaaaatagcgTATTATCAGAAGATCTTTCAAATATGATGCAGCCTTCATTAGATGATAATGTAAACGAACaagcattttattcgaattcaaAAAGCGTTATCAATTCTTACGCTCACAAACAACATGTGACAAGCGTTACCACGTGTAAACCATTCGTTTTTCCTTTCATATCAAACGGAGTTGAGTCTGAGTTAATAAGACAAAAAATACTGAAACAACAAGCACATGAATTATTGAgatctaatattatttttcagtccgattttacttttcaaagaaattcgtGTAatcaaaagaataaaataaaatcttttttaaagcagcaattgtataaaataaaacaggaGTTATTCAATTCAGaaacgttacaaaaaaaaaaattttaa
- the LOC128883777 gene encoding diacylglycerol O-acyltransferase 2-like: MTTEDTINTQLLSKTTWEDIENSCYDHLVVSYRTWIISSMSPFLVLLLLFLNYITTGLLVAFLLLVCLVIPLSPITSLRRYFRYYFSRFFSEASIRFEHVPQIEDRPTILCVNPHGIFSLIWAYCYLADEFEHFHWCFSSLLRLSPIFRILTDTTGHASNIRKNTVVDHMIHKRSIAIIPGGWHEGTLHTQTKDRLYIRKRQGFIKYALQYGYTITPSYGFGERETYWNISGAYNFRFRLNDYGILTVLPFGQWWCPILPYSEKLHVVIGSPIQLPHIQNPTSENVHYWHSIYISEMVNLYNRYKYIFYGQEAENLQLEIW; encoded by the exons ATGACGACTGAGGATACTATTAACACACAACTCTTGTCAAAGACCACATGGGAAGATATCGAGAATAGTTGCTATGATCATTTAGTTGTTTCGTACA GAACATGGATAATAAGTTCTATGTCTCCATTTTTGGTTttacttcttttatttttaaattatattacgaCAGGCCTACTCGTCGCCTTCCTTTTATTAGTATGTTTGGTGATACCGTTATCTCCTATAACGAGTTTACGTCGATATTTTCGCTATTATTTTAGTCGTTTCTTTTCTGAAGCGTCAATTCGTTTTGAGCATGTTCCACAAATAGAAGATCGACCGACAATTCTTTGTGTAAACCCTCAcggaattttttcattaatttggGCGTATTGTTATCTTGCGGATGAGTTTGAGCATTTTCATTGGTGCTTTTCATCCCTTTTACGTCTTTCACCAATTTTTCGGATTTTGACAGATACAACAGGTCATGCAAGCaatattcgtaaaaatacAGTTGTTGATCACATGATTCATAAACGGTCTATTGCTATTATTCCGGGGGGTTGGCATGAAGGAACATTGCACACTCAAACAAAAGATCGTCTTTATATACGTAAGCGTCAAGGTTTTATAAAATACGCTTTACAGTATGGATATACTATCACGCCTTCCTATGGTTTTGGTGAGAGAGAAACATACTGGAATATTTCAGGAGCTTATAATTTTCGGTTTCGATTAAATGATTATGGCATTCTTACTGTTCTTCCTTTTGGTCAATGGTGGTGTCCGATTCTTCCATATTCTGAAAAACTTCACGTGGTTATAGGGTCCCCTATTCAGCTTCCTCATATTCAAAACCCGACTTCAGAAAATGTTCACTATTGgcattctatttatattagtGAAATGGTCAACTTATACaatcgttataaatatattttttatggtCAAGAAGCTGAAAATTTGCAATTAGAAATATGGTGA